One window from the genome of Helicoverpa zea isolate HzStark_Cry1AcR chromosome 6, ilHelZeax1.1, whole genome shotgun sequence encodes:
- the LOC124631472 gene encoding cilia- and flagella-associated protein 299-like: protein MKKQLVNMAMAEKKNEYPPGVEADRKLLCFDTWEDYLDSLIEIADLRNLRSIASARTIAALGYRAYGDTLTEKEFYTRRACIHEIVYPKGKPYVLVSEGADLDDSFNRELAVRERANRVGILQSIIFVRHFTKGGFEISGYIDYAHRLISENWTPFFKHGKTLWPRDNDLGYYHWRHGTVRSNISRNYKPVMDPDRGLLFQNRHDHKIICPDPQQDPGQNTTKQRVYSPNYTQIEIYDHVVRRRS, encoded by the exons ATGAAAAAGCAG ctagTAAACATGGCGATGGCAGAAAAGAAAAACGAATACCCACCGGGGGTTGAAGCCGATAGAAAACTGTTATGCTTCGATACGTGGGAAGACTACTTAGATTCGCTTATTGAAATCGCTGATCTTCGCAACTTGAGGAGTATAGCTTCTGCGAGGACTATTGCTGCACTTGGATACAG aGCCTACGGTGACACATTAACTGAGAAAGAGTTTTACACCCGCCGAGCTTGCATCCACGAAATCGTGTACCCTAAAGGAAAGCCGTATGTGCTGGTCAGTGAAGGAGCAGACCTGGATGATTCCTTTAATAGGGAACTGGCTGTGAGGGAGCGAGCGAATAGAGTCGGCATTCTACAG TCCATTATCTTCGTACGTCACTTCACGAAAGGCGGCTTCGAGATATCAGGGTACATAGACTACGCCCACAGACTGATATCAGAGAACTGGACGCCTTTCTTCAAGCACGGCAAAACTCTATGGCCTAGGGACAATGACCTCGGGTATTATCACTGGCGACATGGCACTGTGAGGAGCAATATTAGTAGGAACTATAAG CCGGTAATGGACCCCGACAGAGGCCTGCTATTCCAAAATCGTCACGACCACAAGATTATATGCCCGGATCCCCAACAGGACCCGGGTCAGAATACCACCAAGCAAAGGGTCTATTCTCCGAATTATACGCAGATCGAAATATATGACCATGTTGTACGTAGACGAAGCTGA